A region of Ictalurus furcatus strain D&B chromosome 1, Billie_1.0, whole genome shotgun sequence DNA encodes the following proteins:
- the LOC128615939 gene encoding troponin T, slow skeletal muscle-like produces the protein MSDAAREQEEHVEDEEEDGPAERDGGESRFYEIPWLLDVTTILPVHSQHIAPKIPEGQRVDFDDIHRKRMEKDLLELQTLIEVHFVQRKREEEELIMLKERIENRRAARAEQQRVRAENERVRQARIAEERQRKEDEEAKRRADDEAKKKKVLSNMGAHFGGFLAKVEQRGRGKRQTAREIKRKTLAERRKPFAIDHLREDGLREQAREMWEWIHQLESEKFDLNEKIRRQKYEIVVLLNRISHAQKFKKGTGSKGKVGGRWK, from the exons ATGTCTGACGCAGCGCGAGAGCAGGA ggaGCACGTGGAAG acgaggaggaggatggaCCCGCAGAACGAGATGGAGGTGAGTCTCGGTTCTACGAAATTCCATGGCTGCTCGATGTCACCACTATACT GCCAGTGCACTCTCAGCACATTGCTCCAAAAATCCCAGAAGGCCAGCGAGTGGACTTTGAT gacatCCACAGGAAGCGGATGGAGAAGGACCTGCTGGAGCTGCAGACACTGATCGAAGTCCACTTTGtccagaggaagagagaagaggaggagctgATCATGTTGAAAGAGAgaatt gAGAACCGCAGGGCTGCGCGGGCCGAGCAGCAGAGGGTTCGAGCGGAGAACGAGAGAGTCAGGCAGGCGAGGATTGCG GAAGAGCGACAGAGGAAGGAGGACGAGGAGGCAAAACGCAGGGCTGACGACGAggcgaagaagaagaaggtccTGTCCAACATGGGAGCGCATTTCGGAGGATTTCTAGCTAAG GTGGAGCAGAGGGGACGTGGGAAAAGACAAACGGCGAGAGAGATCAAGAGGAAGACTCTGGCTGAGAGACGCAAACCTTTCGCGATTGACCACCTGAGAGAGGACGGCCTGAG agagCAGGCTAGAGAGATGTGGGAGTGGATCCACCAGCTGGAGTCGGAGAAGTTTGACCTcaatgagaagatcaggagacaGAAATACGAG ATAGTCGTACTTCTCAATCGCATCTCCCACGCGCAAAAATT TAAGAAGGGGACGGGCAGCAAGGGCAAAGTGGGAGGGCGCTGGAAGTGA